Proteins encoded within one genomic window of Borrelia parkeri:
- the rplI gene encoding 50S ribosomal protein L9, whose product MRVILKEDFINLGKEGDIVDVKDGFARNYLLPKGFAVFSDKHNIDIFNQKRRSILKRQETRKKAALELKEKLDKINLKFVMQSNDSGKLFHSINSLNIADELLKLGFEIERRKIDIHHGTLKTFGIYDVTIKLYEGINSVIKVEIKREEKKHSLKKSKSVEKEV is encoded by the coding sequence TTAATCTTGGAAAAGAAGGTGATATTGTTGATGTTAAGGATGGTTTTGCTAGAAATTATTTATTACCAAAAGGTTTTGCTGTTTTTTCGGATAAGCATAATATTGATATTTTCAATCAAAAAAGGAGATCAATACTTAAGAGACAAGAAACAAGAAAAAAAGCAGCCCTTGAACTTAAAGAAAAACTTGATAAGATTAATTTAAAATTCGTAATGCAGTCTAATGATAGTGGAAAATTGTTTCATAGTATTAATAGCTTAAATATTGCCGATGAGCTTTTAAAGCTTGGTTTTGAAATTGAGAGAAGAAAAATAGATATACATCATGGTACATTAAAAACTTTTGGAATTTATGATGTAACTATTAAGCTTTATGAGGGAATTAATTCTGTCATTAAAGTTGAGATAAAAAGGGAAGAGAAAAAACATTCTCTTAAAAAGTCTAAGAGTGTTGAAAAGGAAGTTTAA